One Armatimonadia bacterium genomic window carries:
- a CDS encoding nucleotidyltransferase domain-containing protein → MTDASDVARILVSHAVASRGHQVAIVLVYGSRASGHHSPDSDLDICYIPDGDGAADLSSQFVLDGLPYDFWPLSWASAEAIANGLPDRPWAFAASLIAGAKVLYHRSQVDLDRFVALQDRIDELTRPESYAYMVAGALRQFPGMLAELGRLRLAHRSGDERGRYAAGWRLVGGALDCLARLNQTYFTGGLGKCLPQVLAMEHRPEGLETMLRGITNPVSGGKVLEHAECLAAAVRSALLVAQALTASPVAPREVFADFYFYVVEWVGKIRRACECGDVWAAGAAAWGLEGELASMLSRARQGLGDGDFNLLGDYRLSYAEAQLPDLVGPAATGDLELLARRAGELQATFGKWLESQSVPLGVLRGEEELKRFLASRLAP, encoded by the coding sequence GTGACTGACGCGTCTGACGTGGCACGCATCCTCGTCTCACACGCAGTGGCTTCCCGCGGGCACCAGGTAGCCATCGTACTCGTCTACGGGTCCAGGGCTTCCGGCCACCACTCCCCTGACTCCGACCTGGACATCTGCTATATCCCCGATGGCGACGGGGCGGCCGACCTTTCCAGCCAGTTCGTGCTGGATGGCTTGCCCTATGACTTCTGGCCGCTGTCCTGGGCCTCCGCTGAGGCCATCGCGAACGGTCTGCCCGACCGCCCGTGGGCCTTCGCGGCCTCGCTGATCGCCGGTGCGAAGGTACTGTATCACCGCTCGCAGGTCGACCTCGACCGGTTCGTTGCACTGCAGGACCGCATTGACGAGCTCACCCGTCCCGAAAGCTACGCCTACATGGTGGCAGGTGCCCTGAGGCAGTTCCCGGGGATGCTGGCGGAGCTCGGGAGGCTGCGGCTCGCCCACAGAAGTGGCGACGAGAGGGGGAGGTATGCTGCCGGCTGGCGACTGGTCGGCGGAGCCCTTGACTGCCTCGCCCGCCTTAACCAGACCTACTTCACGGGCGGCCTGGGGAAGTGCCTGCCACAGGTTCTTGCGATGGAGCACAGGCCGGAGGGGCTGGAGACGATGCTGCGTGGGATCACTAACCCGGTGAGCGGAGGGAAGGTACTGGAACACGCTGAGTGTCTGGCCGCAGCGGTTCGGTCTGCACTGCTGGTGGCCCAGGCTCTGACCGCGAGTCCTGTCGCCCCGAGGGAGGTCTTCGCCGACTTCTACTTCTATGTGGTAGAGTGGGTAGGCAAGATCCGACGCGCCTGCGAGTGCGGTGATGTCTGGGCTGCGGGCGCCGCCGCCTGGGGGCTGGAGGGGGAACTGGCTTCCATGCTGAGTAGGGCGCGACAGGGCCTGGGCGATGGCGACTTCAACCTGCTGGGCGACTACCGCCTCTCCTATGCAGAGGCGCAGCTACCGGACCTGGTAGGGCCTGCGGCCACAGGTGATCTGGAGCTCCTCGCTAGACGCGCAGGCGAGTTGCAGGCGACTTTCGGCAAATGGTTGGAAAGCCAGTCGGTGCCTCTCGGAGTGCTACGAGGCGAGGAGGAACTGAAGCGGTTTCTGGCGTCGAGACTGGCGCCCTAG
- a CDS encoding sugar phosphate isomerase/epimerase family protein: MKIGIRDGCLQQPWPAAFEMAARVGFDGLELDLGADYEGTLLWSAEGRRKLHGIIEASGIELASFCAGVCWTYSPASDDPAIRGRIRDMLVTTCGYCAEFGVKWILVPVTPGGEGVTHETGTQRWIEMMAEIAPVAAEHGVALCLENVGRGYGKSAAELANMTDTVASPGLKVYYDVGNALAFGNDPVAEIKFLGDRIGEVHIKERGADLLGEGEVPIPGCLAALRDLGYDDWLVLETAATSDPEAAARHNLGYLRKLLG; this comes from the coding sequence ATGAAGATCGGAATCCGGGACGGATGTCTGCAGCAGCCGTGGCCGGCGGCCTTCGAGATGGCCGCACGGGTTGGTTTCGACGGCCTCGAACTGGACCTGGGGGCGGACTACGAAGGGACCTTGCTGTGGAGTGCCGAGGGACGCCGCAAGCTCCATGGTATCATCGAGGCTTCCGGCATCGAGCTTGCCAGCTTCTGCGCGGGTGTCTGCTGGACGTACAGCCCCGCCTCCGATGACCCGGCCATCCGCGGGCGCATCCGGGATATGCTGGTGACCACCTGCGGCTACTGTGCGGAGTTCGGCGTCAAGTGGATTCTGGTGCCGGTCACTCCCGGCGGGGAGGGTGTCACGCACGAGACGGGTACGCAGCGTTGGATTGAGATGATGGCTGAGATCGCTCCAGTCGCGGCCGAGCATGGTGTCGCGCTGTGCCTGGAGAACGTGGGCCGAGGCTACGGCAAATCGGCCGCAGAACTGGCCAACATGACCGACACCGTGGCATCGCCGGGGCTGAAGGTCTACTACGATGTGGGGAATGCCCTGGCCTTTGGCAACGACCCTGTTGCGGAGATCAAGTTCCTGGGCGACCGCATCGGCGAGGTGCATATCAAGGAGCGGGGTGCGGACCTGCTGGGCGAAGGCGAGGTGCCCATTCCCGGGTGTCTTGCAGCCCTGCGTGACCTTGGTTACGACGACTGGCTGGTGCTGGAGACGGCAGCGACGTCCGACCCTGAGGCGGCTGCGCGACACAACCTCGGGTACCTGCGGAAGCTGCTGGGGTAG